The following proteins are encoded in a genomic region of Methanobrevibacter gottschalkii DSM 11977:
- a CDS encoding DUF4365 domain-containing protein yields MKNAPKNWSLAEPSEDYGNDYFVKVFDKDTDEATKISFIIQLKGTEDYKKDEKHVKFSIRTDYLKYYYSKVDMPVFLVVVDTINEEYCWLFVQKYINEELNVEKPNWHSQETVTLYIPIENDFSNPKIIEQTAEKGSQYCNILVNGTPTQELIWKVKNIIDNPLEKSKDLKKQYSEIFNAETKVGFEFIHNQNNPQNAKKHFRSVYDKTKDDNDYVLAHLNSIIGLTPFLDCQNKIEAEKLFEYIKEGETLSKKNNIKYLEHYFYGLRLEKLCFILQSQLRDLLVTQKISNLGKTILSFVVDPETTEGIKEIFEILHKLYADFCKNLIETLDDKDLFIFLELLRMLIGMQLHHIEAVFTSTDDNTKKALFNQMDQLLSIFRDLINFTSEFDIFRYDLLSFETTYLYLIGDKQYNETVDEYINFAKENKSQYHLKRAESLKEKLSKPLNRQKDISEMSDEEIHDLFKTLILIIEKIDIDVDETDEAMVLRCAVRDLNPKRVLDNCKHLELHYGHGGQYAKFFGLASDGLKTIYCEHGGIITNRNLDNTYEEFYNKYCKECEHKIKQDFKWNPDKLSYVKSKKFKEILDKNPFI; encoded by the coding sequence ATGAAAAATGCTCCTAAAAATTGGTCTCTTGCTGAGCCTAGTGAAGATTATGGTAATGATTATTTCGTGAAAGTTTTTGATAAAGATACTGATGAAGCCACAAAAATCTCATTTATAATCCAACTAAAAGGTACTGAAGATTATAAAAAAGATGAAAAACATGTGAAATTCTCAATTCGCACGGATTATTTGAAATATTACTACAGTAAAGTTGACATGCCCGTGTTTTTAGTTGTTGTAGATACAATTAATGAAGAATATTGTTGGTTATTTGTTCAGAAATACATTAATGAAGAGTTAAATGTTGAAAAACCAAATTGGCATTCGCAAGAAACTGTTACATTATATATTCCAATTGAAAATGATTTTTCAAATCCCAAAATTATAGAACAAACAGCAGAGAAAGGTTCTCAATATTGTAACATTCTAGTAAATGGAACACCCACACAGGAACTTATATGGAAAGTGAAAAATATTATTGACAATCCTTTAGAGAAATCTAAGGATTTAAAAAAGCAATATTCAGAGATATTTAATGCTGAGACAAAAGTTGGATTTGAATTTATTCATAACCAAAATAATCCTCAAAATGCAAAAAAACACTTCCGATCAGTTTATGATAAAACAAAAGATGATAATGATTATGTATTAGCCCATTTAAACTCAATTATTGGATTAACACCGTTTCTTGATTGTCAAAATAAAATTGAAGCAGAAAAATTATTTGAATACATTAAAGAAGGAGAAACATTATCTAAAAAAAATAACATTAAATATCTAGAACATTATTTTTATGGTCTCAGATTAGAGAAACTTTGTTTTATTTTACAAAGTCAACTTCGAGATTTGTTAGTAACCCAAAAAATATCTAATCTAGGAAAAACAATATTATCCTTTGTTGTTGACCCCGAAACTACTGAAGGTATAAAAGAAATTTTTGAAATACTCCATAAATTATATGCAGATTTTTGTAAAAATTTGATTGAAACACTGGATGATAAAGACTTGTTTATATTTTTAGAGTTATTGAGAATGCTGATTGGAATGCAACTACATCATATAGAAGCTGTTTTTACATCAACTGATGATAATACAAAAAAAGCATTATTTAACCAAATGGATCAATTACTTTCTATTTTTAGAGATTTAATTAATTTTACATCCGAATTTGATATTTTTAGGTATGATTTATTATCATTTGAAACCACATACTTGTATTTGATTGGAGATAAACAGTATAATGAAACTGTTGATGAATATATTAATTTTGCAAAAGAAAATAAGTCACAATATCACCTCAAAAGAGCAGAATCATTAAAAGAAAAATTATCCAAACCATTGAATAGGCAAAAAGACATTAGTGAAATGTCGGATGAAGAAATTCATGATTTATTTAAAACATTGATATTAATTATTGAAAAAATCGATATTGATGTTGATGAGACTGATGAAGCAATGGTTTTAAGATGTGCAGTTAGAGATCTTAATCCAAAAAGAGTACTGGACAATTGCAAACACCTTGAGCTACATTATGGTCATGGTGGACAATATGCTAAATTTTTCGGATTGGCTTCTGATGGACTCAAAACAATTTATTGTGAACATGGAGGAATTATTACAAATAGGAATTTAGATAATACTTATGAAGAATTTTATAATAAATATTGTAAAGAATGTGAACATAAAATTAAACAGGACTTTAAATGGAATCCTGACAAATTATCTTATGTAAAATCAAAGAAATTTAAAGAAATATTAGATAAAAATCCATTCATTTAA
- a CDS encoding DUF4145 domain-containing protein codes for MKGYVGPEFKKDAFNCPYCEVYAHQKWRYRLMIFNSNGEHPADPIYDQLGVRGWSTSKCDHCGEISFWHDEQLIYPKSSIAPLPNDDMPNDVKEDYIEARNIVNDSPRGACALLRLALQKLMPHLGESGKNLNEDIGNLVKKGISSEVQKAFDSVRVIGNNAVHPGELDLKDDVQTAISLFRLINYIVDNQISSKKEIDGIFEGLPQINIEAIKRRDK; via the coding sequence ATGAAAGGATATGTTGGACCTGAATTTAAAAAAGACGCATTTAATTGCCCATACTGCGAAGTTTATGCTCATCAAAAGTGGAGATATCGTTTAATGATATTTAATTCTAACGGTGAGCATCCTGCAGATCCCATATATGACCAATTAGGAGTCAGGGGTTGGTCCACATCAAAATGCGACCATTGCGGCGAAATCTCATTTTGGCATGATGAACAATTAATTTATCCAAAATCATCAATCGCACCATTACCTAATGATGATATGCCTAATGATGTTAAAGAAGATTATATTGAAGCAAGAAATATTGTCAATGATTCACCAAGAGGGGCTTGTGCACTTTTAAGATTAGCATTACAGAAATTAATGCCTCACTTAGGAGAGTCGGGAAAAAATTTAAATGAAGATATTGGAAATTTAGTTAAAAAAGGAATTTCCAGTGAAGTTCAAAAAGCATTCGATTCAGTTAGAGTCATTGGAAACAATGCTGTTCATCCTGGAGAATTAGACTTGAAAGATGATGTTCAAACAGCAATTTCATTATTTCGTTTAATCAATTACATTGTTGACAATCAAATTAGCTCAAAAAAAGAAATTGATGGAATATTTGAAGGTCTTCCTCAAATAAATATTGAAGCAATTAAAAGAAGAGATAAATAA